A genomic window from Mauremys mutica isolate MM-2020 ecotype Southern unplaced genomic scaffold, ASM2049712v1 000298F_np12_obj, whole genome shotgun sequence includes:
- the LOC123357085 gene encoding uncharacterized protein LOC123357085 isoform X1: protein MGLPPALLLLLCLCPAPPGLAPDPGLLAQGRARLREAQTLAQHPQLGACWAGALGRLDAGCQQLGEEQQSRIALAFAHCHLQRSGRPFPRCEAGSSVRACTQHMDPVAFGVYTEFFTHAHSICYLLRSEAWQQRAESTVHRLVASSEGVAERLEETNQLAEQAAQAQEATLRSQEEILRHGELLRQTLQDSSRGVREAFQDMQEAAGRQRLAFAEIVNRLSFLHRFLVGESQALGSFLYHLLTGSTALLLTSSQRTAGARLILLGLVGGNVYLERVVSGLVLENTEAGSDPTEALASWVGLCRRLCAGAGLAVLAYCVLTYRDVAQQSREVLRGLQETRAQMQHILQETERLLAQRGPDPSQGSAQFADSGFPEPLSQLEQGAPWADELSTSSPRSRSRSPARQCARPQRRPGRRDSETHNVPVPLDGLCCYDLRRRPSLRDPPRTPAAVKGPRSRAQRGRAQSPAAGAILPRPTWDRIPTA from the exons atgGGTCTGCCTCCagctctcctcctgctgctctgcctctgccctgcccccccgggctTGGCCCCAGACCCAGGGCTGCTGGCCCAGGGCCGTGCCCGGCTGCGGGAGGCCCAGACGCTGGCCCAGCACCCGCAGCTGGGGGCCTGCTGGGCGGGGGCCCTGGGCAGGCTGGACGCAGGCTGCCAGCAGCTGGGCGAGGAGCAGCAGAGCCGCATCGCCCTGGCCTTCGCCCACTGCCACCTGCAGAG GTCGGGCCGGCCCTTCCCTCGCTGCGAGGCCGGCAGCTCCGTCCGGGCCTGCACCCAGCACATGGACCCTGTGGCCTTCGGTGTCTACACGGAGTTCTTCACCCACGCCCACAGCATCTGCTACCTCCTGCGCAGCGAGGCCTGGCAGCAGCGAGCCGAGAGCACCGTGCACAG gctggtAGCCAGTTCAGAGGGCGTTGCCGAGCGGCTGGAAGAGACCAACCAGCTGGCAGAGCAGGCAGCTCAGGCACAAGAGGCCACCCTGCGATCGCAGGAGGAGATCCTCCGCCATGGGGAGCTGCTGAGACAGACACTGCAGGACTCCTCCAGGG GCGTCCGAGAGGCTTTTCAGGACATGCAGGAGGCGGCCGGCCGGCAGCGCCTGGCCTTTGCCGAGATCGTGAACCGCCTCAGCTTcctgcaccgcttcctggtgggGGAgtcccaagccctgggctccttcctctACCACCTGCTGACCGGCAGCACCGCCCTCCTGCTCACCTCCAGCCAGCGCACCGCCGGGGCCAG GTTGATCCTGCTGGGCCTGGTTGGGGGCAACGTCTACCTGGAGCGTGTGGTCAGTGGACTCGTCTTGGAGAACACTGAGGCCGGCTCCGACCCCACG GAGGCCCTTGCCAGCTGGGTGGGGCTATGCCGCAGGCTGTGTGCCGGCGCCGGGCTGGCCGTCCTGGCCTACTGCGTCCTCACCTACCGCGACGTGGCCCAGCAGAGCCGGGAGGTGCTGCGGGGGCTGCAGGAGACCCGGGCCCAGATGCAGCACATCCTGCAGGAGACAG AGCGCCTGCTGGCCCAGCGGGGCCCAGACCCCAGCCAGGGCAGTGCCCAGTTTGCTGACTCAGGCTTCCCGGAGCccctctcccagctggaacaaggagCCCCCTGGG CGGATGAGCTCAGCACCAGCAGCCCCAGGAGCCGGAGCCGCTCCCCAGCCCGCCAGTGCGCCCGGCCGCAGAGACGCCCCGGCCGACGGGACTCGGAGACACACAACGTTCCTGTGCCGCTGGACGGG ctgtgctgctatGATCTCCGGCGCCGGCCGTCCCTGCGAGACCCCCCCAGAACGCCAGCCGCGGTGAAGGGGCCCCGCAGCCGCGCCCAAAGGGGAAGAGCTCAGTCGCCGGCGGCAGGTGCCATCCTGCCGCGCCCAACCTGGGATCGGATTCCTACTGCGTGA
- the LOC123357085 gene encoding uncharacterized protein LOC123357085 isoform X2, translating into MGLPPALLLLLCLCPAPPGLAPDPGLLAQGRARLREAQTLAQHPQLGACWAGALGRLDAGCQQLGEEQQSRIALAFAHCHLQRSGRPFPRCEAGSSVRACTQHMDPVAFGVYTEFFTHAHSICYLLRSEAWQQRAESTVHRLVASSEGVAERLEETNQLAEQAAQAQEATLRSQEEILRHGELLRQTLQDSSRGVREAFQDMQEAAGRQRLAFAEIVNRLSFLHRFLVGESQALGSFLYHLLTGSTALLLTSSQRTAGARLILLGLVGGNVYLERVVSGLVLENTEAGSDPTEALASWVGLCRRLCAGAGLAVLAYCVLTYRDVAQQSREVLRGLQETRAQMQHILQETADELSTSSPRSRSRSPARQCARPQRRPGRRDSETHNVPVPLDGLCCYDLRRRPSLRDPPRTPAAVKGPRSRAQRGRAQSPAAGAILPRPTWDRIPTA; encoded by the exons atgGGTCTGCCTCCagctctcctcctgctgctctgcctctgccctgcccccccgggctTGGCCCCAGACCCAGGGCTGCTGGCCCAGGGCCGTGCCCGGCTGCGGGAGGCCCAGACGCTGGCCCAGCACCCGCAGCTGGGGGCCTGCTGGGCGGGGGCCCTGGGCAGGCTGGACGCAGGCTGCCAGCAGCTGGGCGAGGAGCAGCAGAGCCGCATCGCCCTGGCCTTCGCCCACTGCCACCTGCAGAG GTCGGGCCGGCCCTTCCCTCGCTGCGAGGCCGGCAGCTCCGTCCGGGCCTGCACCCAGCACATGGACCCTGTGGCCTTCGGTGTCTACACGGAGTTCTTCACCCACGCCCACAGCATCTGCTACCTCCTGCGCAGCGAGGCCTGGCAGCAGCGAGCCGAGAGCACCGTGCACAG gctggtAGCCAGTTCAGAGGGCGTTGCCGAGCGGCTGGAAGAGACCAACCAGCTGGCAGAGCAGGCAGCTCAGGCACAAGAGGCCACCCTGCGATCGCAGGAGGAGATCCTCCGCCATGGGGAGCTGCTGAGACAGACACTGCAGGACTCCTCCAGGG GCGTCCGAGAGGCTTTTCAGGACATGCAGGAGGCGGCCGGCCGGCAGCGCCTGGCCTTTGCCGAGATCGTGAACCGCCTCAGCTTcctgcaccgcttcctggtgggGGAgtcccaagccctgggctccttcctctACCACCTGCTGACCGGCAGCACCGCCCTCCTGCTCACCTCCAGCCAGCGCACCGCCGGGGCCAG GTTGATCCTGCTGGGCCTGGTTGGGGGCAACGTCTACCTGGAGCGTGTGGTCAGTGGACTCGTCTTGGAGAACACTGAGGCCGGCTCCGACCCCACG GAGGCCCTTGCCAGCTGGGTGGGGCTATGCCGCAGGCTGTGTGCCGGCGCCGGGCTGGCCGTCCTGGCCTACTGCGTCCTCACCTACCGCGACGTGGCCCAGCAGAGCCGGGAGGTGCTGCGGGGGCTGCAGGAGACCCGGGCCCAGATGCAGCACATCCTGCAGGAGACAG CGGATGAGCTCAGCACCAGCAGCCCCAGGAGCCGGAGCCGCTCCCCAGCCCGCCAGTGCGCCCGGCCGCAGAGACGCCCCGGCCGACGGGACTCGGAGACACACAACGTTCCTGTGCCGCTGGACGGG ctgtgctgctatGATCTCCGGCGCCGGCCGTCCCTGCGAGACCCCCCCAGAACGCCAGCCGCGGTGAAGGGGCCCCGCAGCCGCGCCCAAAGGGGAAGAGCTCAGTCGCCGGCGGCAGGTGCCATCCTGCCGCGCCCAACCTGGGATCGGATTCCTACTGCGTGA
- the GNL3L gene encoding guanine nucleotide-binding protein-like 3-like protein isoform X1 produces the protein MHVLLSGDDPATRCETMTRPKHTTAAKKHPRKRKEAKAHGKKDPGVPQLLGFKEYAKKEAELKQKRVAALRTRQEAARLKETSQRRSLDSLQQDALRKQRDFEQKEAGLQQLQGHPRLEKEGSRRAYYREFRKVIQAADVVLEVLDARDPQGCRCPQVEEAVLQAGGNKKLVLVLNKIDLVSKEVVAGWLKYLRNELPTVAFKASTQQQSRHLQQSKVPVARASCELLASAACLGADCLLKVLANYSRSQDLKTAISVGVVGFPNVGKSSLINSLKRSRACSVGATPGVTKCLQEVQLDRHVKLLDCPGLVLATAATDAALVLRSCLKVEQVADPVTPVDAILRRCSKEQIMQHYGVPAYRDVAEFLAHLARRKGKLRKGGVPDHEKAAKAVLSDWMSGKISYFTHPPETHTLPTHISAEIVTEMGRAFDFEALEQGNQEALADLPSVPVGIGLAPAGLTSGAGAEMEEEETAGEEETAMDEDRDLELGTVTVELKAKNKAAAAVAKPVPRAPSLEEISALDPLHQGQGLRAASRRRKKQQKRAEKIASKLSATLTAAMNFGTAGD, from the exons ATGCAT GTGCTGCTCAGTGGAGACGACCCCGCGACCCGCTGCGAAACCATGACCCGGCCCA AACACACAACAGCTGCGAAGAAACACCCACGCAAG AGGAAGGAAGCAAAGGCTCATGGGAAAAAGGACCCAGGAGTGCCTCAGCTGTTGGGTTTCAAGGAATATGCAAAGAAGGAAGCTGAATTAAAGCAGAAAAGG GTGGCGGCGCTGAGGACGCGGCAGGAGGCGGCGCGGCTCAAGGAGACCAGCCAGCGCCGCAGCCTGGACTCCCTGCAGCAGGACGCCCTCCGCAAGCAGCGGGATTTCGAGCAGAAG GAGGccgggctgcagcagctgcaggggcaccCGCGGCTGGAGAAGGAGGGGTCCCGCCGGGCGTACTACCGGGAGTTCAGGAAG gtgATCCAGGCGGCTGACGTGGTCCTTGAGGTGCTGGATGCCCGGGACCCCCAGGGCTGTCGCTGCCCCCAGGTGGAGGAGGCCGTGCTGCAGGCTGGGGGCAACAAGAAACTGGTGCTGGTGTTAAATAAAATCG accTGGTATCCAAGGAGGTGGTGGCCGGGTGGCTGAAGTACCTGAGGAACGAACTCCCCACCGTGGCCTTCAAAGCCtccacccagcagcagagccggCACCTG CAACAGAGCAAGGTGCCCGTGGCCAGGGCCTCCTGCGAGCTGCTGGCCAGCGCGGCCTGCCTGGGGGCCGACTGCCTGCTCAAAGTGCTGGCCAACTACAGCCGCAGCCAGGACCTCAAGACGGCCATCAGCGTGGGGGTCGTAG GCTTCCCCAACGTTGGCAAAAGCAGCCTGATTAACAGCCTGAAGCGGAGCCGGGCCTGCAGTGTGGGGGCTACGCCCGGCGTCACCAA gtgcctgcaggaggtccagctcGACCGGCACGTCAAGCTCCTGGACTGCCCcggcctggtcctggccaccgcggCCACGGACGCCGCCCTGGTGCTGCGCAGCTGCCTCAAGGTGGAGCAGGTGGCCGACCCGGTGACGCCCGTGGACGCCATCTTGAGACGATGCTCCAAGGAGCAg ATCATGCAGCATTACGGGGTGCCGGCTTACCGGGACGTCGCGGAGTTCCTAGCGCACCTCGCCCGccgaaaggggaaactgaggaaaggCGGCGTCCCCGACCACGAGAAGGCAGCCAAAGCTGTGCTGAGCGACTGGATGAG cgggaAGATCAGCTATTTCACGCACCCCCCCGAGACCCACACGCTGCCCACCCACATCAGCGCTGAGATCGTCACGGAGATGGGCAGGGCCTTCGACTTCGAGGCGCTGGAGCAAGGCAACCAGGAGGCTTTGGCTG ACCTCCCGTCTGTTCCCGTGGGCATCGGCCTCGCCCCCGCCGGCCTCACCAGCGGGGCAGGAGCAGAGATGGAAGAAGAGGAGACCGCGGGAGAGGAAGAAACGGCCATGGATGAAGACCGAGATCTGGAg CTCGGCACCGTGACGGTGGAACTGAAGGCTAAGAACAAAGCAGCCGCTGCCGTGGCGAAACCTgttcccagagcccccagcctggagGAGATCTCAGCCCTAGACCCCCTGCACcaagggcaggggctgcgggcagctAGCAGGCGGCGGAAGAAGCAGCAGAAAAGAGCAG AGAAAATCGCCAGCAAACTCTCCGCCACGCTGACGGCCGCCATGAACTTCGGCACGGCGGGCGACTAG
- the GNL3L gene encoding guanine nucleotide-binding protein-like 3-like protein isoform X2 gives MTRPKHTTAAKKHPRKRKEAKAHGKKDPGVPQLLGFKEYAKKEAELKQKRVAALRTRQEAARLKETSQRRSLDSLQQDALRKQRDFEQKEAGLQQLQGHPRLEKEGSRRAYYREFRKVIQAADVVLEVLDARDPQGCRCPQVEEAVLQAGGNKKLVLVLNKIDLVSKEVVAGWLKYLRNELPTVAFKASTQQQSRHLQQSKVPVARASCELLASAACLGADCLLKVLANYSRSQDLKTAISVGVVGFPNVGKSSLINSLKRSRACSVGATPGVTKCLQEVQLDRHVKLLDCPGLVLATAATDAALVLRSCLKVEQVADPVTPVDAILRRCSKEQIMQHYGVPAYRDVAEFLAHLARRKGKLRKGGVPDHEKAAKAVLSDWMSGKISYFTHPPETHTLPTHISAEIVTEMGRAFDFEALEQGNQEALADLPSVPVGIGLAPAGLTSGAGAEMEEEETAGEEETAMDEDRDLELGTVTVELKAKNKAAAAVAKPVPRAPSLEEISALDPLHQGQGLRAASRRRKKQQKRAEKIASKLSATLTAAMNFGTAGD, from the exons ATGACCCGGCCCA AACACACAACAGCTGCGAAGAAACACCCACGCAAG AGGAAGGAAGCAAAGGCTCATGGGAAAAAGGACCCAGGAGTGCCTCAGCTGTTGGGTTTCAAGGAATATGCAAAGAAGGAAGCTGAATTAAAGCAGAAAAGG GTGGCGGCGCTGAGGACGCGGCAGGAGGCGGCGCGGCTCAAGGAGACCAGCCAGCGCCGCAGCCTGGACTCCCTGCAGCAGGACGCCCTCCGCAAGCAGCGGGATTTCGAGCAGAAG GAGGccgggctgcagcagctgcaggggcaccCGCGGCTGGAGAAGGAGGGGTCCCGCCGGGCGTACTACCGGGAGTTCAGGAAG gtgATCCAGGCGGCTGACGTGGTCCTTGAGGTGCTGGATGCCCGGGACCCCCAGGGCTGTCGCTGCCCCCAGGTGGAGGAGGCCGTGCTGCAGGCTGGGGGCAACAAGAAACTGGTGCTGGTGTTAAATAAAATCG accTGGTATCCAAGGAGGTGGTGGCCGGGTGGCTGAAGTACCTGAGGAACGAACTCCCCACCGTGGCCTTCAAAGCCtccacccagcagcagagccggCACCTG CAACAGAGCAAGGTGCCCGTGGCCAGGGCCTCCTGCGAGCTGCTGGCCAGCGCGGCCTGCCTGGGGGCCGACTGCCTGCTCAAAGTGCTGGCCAACTACAGCCGCAGCCAGGACCTCAAGACGGCCATCAGCGTGGGGGTCGTAG GCTTCCCCAACGTTGGCAAAAGCAGCCTGATTAACAGCCTGAAGCGGAGCCGGGCCTGCAGTGTGGGGGCTACGCCCGGCGTCACCAA gtgcctgcaggaggtccagctcGACCGGCACGTCAAGCTCCTGGACTGCCCcggcctggtcctggccaccgcggCCACGGACGCCGCCCTGGTGCTGCGCAGCTGCCTCAAGGTGGAGCAGGTGGCCGACCCGGTGACGCCCGTGGACGCCATCTTGAGACGATGCTCCAAGGAGCAg ATCATGCAGCATTACGGGGTGCCGGCTTACCGGGACGTCGCGGAGTTCCTAGCGCACCTCGCCCGccgaaaggggaaactgaggaaaggCGGCGTCCCCGACCACGAGAAGGCAGCCAAAGCTGTGCTGAGCGACTGGATGAG cgggaAGATCAGCTATTTCACGCACCCCCCCGAGACCCACACGCTGCCCACCCACATCAGCGCTGAGATCGTCACGGAGATGGGCAGGGCCTTCGACTTCGAGGCGCTGGAGCAAGGCAACCAGGAGGCTTTGGCTG ACCTCCCGTCTGTTCCCGTGGGCATCGGCCTCGCCCCCGCCGGCCTCACCAGCGGGGCAGGAGCAGAGATGGAAGAAGAGGAGACCGCGGGAGAGGAAGAAACGGCCATGGATGAAGACCGAGATCTGGAg CTCGGCACCGTGACGGTGGAACTGAAGGCTAAGAACAAAGCAGCCGCTGCCGTGGCGAAACCTgttcccagagcccccagcctggagGAGATCTCAGCCCTAGACCCCCTGCACcaagggcaggggctgcgggcagctAGCAGGCGGCGGAAGAAGCAGCAGAAAAGAGCAG AGAAAATCGCCAGCAAACTCTCCGCCACGCTGACGGCCGCCATGAACTTCGGCACGGCGGGCGACTAG